The genomic interval TGATATTCCGCTCCTACGTCCATAAGCACCATACGGTTACCAACATTTGTAACATTGTTTTCGATATAATGCAGTACACATCCATTATTTCCTGCGCCTGCAATAGACGGATAACCAACATATTCCGCACCCAGTTTTTTATGAATAAATTCCTGTATACCCTGCAATTCCAATTCTGACATATCGGGCTTAATGGCTTTCATAGCTTCATTATGTGCAAGTGCCGAAATGTCGATGGCTTTTCGCATCAGCAATAGTTCTTCGGCCGTTTTGATCTGCCTCAACTGATTGGTATAGGAAGTATATAAGGCTGAATTCCATTTTAACCCATTTATTTCTTTAAACAGCGAACTTAATTCCGTAGAATCTTTCACGTTTATAAACCTGTTGGCAAATTCGTTGCGTTTGTAGCGTTCATTCGCTGCAACTATTCCTTTGTAATACTTTGTAATCCGGGGCAAATAGGCTGCCGTTAAGAGCATAGGGTTCAGAGATGTTGATGCTATTTCACCAACAACTTCTGCATCAAAACCTTCCGGCATAGCAGCTTTTTTCCGAAAACTTTCAACAAGGTCGTACACATCGTCGGACTGGGAAAGTTTGTCGGAAAGGTCCTGTGGAAATTCGAATATCACTTTTTCAAATCCGGAGAGATCCAGTGGAAATTTTTTGAAATCACTCGCATTATATACGTTTGAAAATCCTAGCTCCTTTACTCCTTCCACACCCAGCCGTCTGCCAGTCCATTGTTCTCTTTGCGCATCTTTTTTCTGCACAAAAAACAACTCGGTATAGGAATTGTTTGCTGAATCCTTCTGTGGCTCTTTGAATATCAGCAATACAGCATTCGGTTCAGTATAACCGCTCAGATAATACAGGTCAGGATTTGGATGGTATTTATAATCCACATCGTTGGAGAAATTGCGTGCAGGGAAAGCAAAAACAGCCATTACTGAATTGGCCGGAAGCAATTGCCGCAGCGCTTCTCTCCGGCCTTTGTGAAAATCATTTTTCAAATAATCTGTTGGTAATGAAAACTGTGCAAAACTGACAGTCAGTGAAATACCTGAAAATAATAGTGTAAGAATTTTTCTCATTTGATCAGTCTTTACAAATATGGATGGCAATTAAATTATTTTTCACGAATGCAGATAATCCGAAAAGTACCTACTTTAAGCCTCAAAAGAAAGAACTTCGTGCCAAACGGCAATATCTGAATATTGGTAACTATTTTTTTGTAAAAAGCTTTCCAATTGAAAACGTTTCAGGTAGTCGACAACCTTGTGACTGCCAATTATTAAGCGGTTTGCCTGATTGTGAATATATTGTTTATTTCACGATGCCGCATTGTT from Dyadobacter sp. NIV53 carries:
- a CDS encoding aminopeptidase P family protein; this translates as MRKILTLLFSGISLTVSFAQFSLPTDYLKNDFHKGRREALRQLLPANSVMAVFAFPARNFSNDVDYKYHPNPDLYYLSGYTEPNAVLLIFKEPQKDSANNSYTELFFVQKKDAQREQWTGRRLGVEGVKELGFSNVYNASDFKKFPLDLSGFEKVIFEFPQDLSDKLSQSDDVYDLVESFRKKAAMPEGFDAEVVGEIASTSLNPMLLTAAYLPRITKYYKGIVAANERYKRNEFANRFINVKDSTELSSLFKEINGLKWNSALYTSYTNQLRQIKTAEELLLMRKAIDISALAHNEAMKAIKPDMSELELQGIQEFIHKKLGAEYVGYPSIAGAGNNGCVLHYIENNVTNVGNRMVLMDVGAEYHGYSADVTRTFPANGKFTAEQKQIYDIVYEAQEAVFKICKSETTFEQIEKTARDVVTKGLVRLGILNNETENTLYYPHGCSHFLGLDVHDKGEYDKLKENMIITVEPGIYIPEGSKCDKKWWGIAVRIEDDVLIGKERCEILSSLAPRKAEDVEKMVSQKSFVDDIKIDYKK